Proteins encoded by one window of Blautia argi:
- a CDS encoding YkgJ family cysteine cluster protein codes for MLRELDMGAISDGRLYRHSDMVKAGCNDCKGCSDCCRGMGNSIVLDPFDVYQLCKNLKTSFEGLLQSAVELHMADGMILPNLKMVGEKEQCSFLNEQGRCSIHAFRPGFCRMFPLGRIYEEQGFRYFLQVQECPQNPKTKVKISKWLGIPEIQKYEKFVLNWHNFLKRTGKILECLESEAAVKNACMFVLKTFYLAPYEPEKGFYAQFEERRKRAEEYFF; via the coding sequence ATGTTAAGAGAACTGGATATGGGGGCAATTTCTGACGGAAGGCTGTACCGTCATAGCGATATGGTAAAAGCGGGTTGTAACGACTGCAAGGGCTGTTCCGATTGCTGCAGGGGCATGGGAAATTCCATTGTGTTAGACCCTTTTGATGTATACCAGCTTTGTAAAAACTTAAAAACCAGTTTTGAGGGGCTTTTGCAAAGCGCTGTAGAGCTTCATATGGCAGATGGCATGATTTTGCCGAACCTGAAAATGGTGGGAGAGAAGGAGCAGTGTTCCTTTTTAAATGAGCAGGGAAGATGCAGTATCCATGCCTTTCGACCGGGTTTTTGCAGAATGTTTCCTCTGGGGCGGATTTATGAGGAACAGGGCTTCCGGTATTTTCTTCAGGTACAGGAATGTCCCCAAAATCCGAAGACAAAGGTGAAAATCAGCAAATGGCTGGGAATACCGGAAATCCAGAAATATGAGAAGTTTGTACTTAACTGGCACAATTTTCTGAAAAGGACAGGGAAAATTTTGGAGTGTCTGGAGAGCGAGGCAGCAGTAAAAAACGCTTGTATGTTTGTATTGAAGACCTTTTATCTTGCGCCTTATGAACCGGAAAAGGGTTTTTATGCGCAGTTTGAAGAAAGAAGAAAAAGGGCGGAGGAATACTTTTTTTAA